The proteins below come from a single Triticum aestivum cultivar Chinese Spring chromosome 5D, IWGSC CS RefSeq v2.1, whole genome shotgun sequence genomic window:
- the LOC123121581 gene encoding glutamate receptor 2.8, whose amino-acid sequence MAGHTHARFLLACLAASILLTSQAQPATPTEVKVGFIVDAGSPVGKIATTTIPMALEDFYAAYPNSPVRVRILPHDSGGDVVAAASAALQLMTVQGARAILGPQSSVESAFVADLATQAQLPVVSFSATSPSVSPATAAFFARAALSDASQADAIAALATHFGWRRVVPIYQDDDYGAAFVPFLVDALTAERTEVPYRCALPAAALHDAIAAALLRMESEQTRVFVLHTRPELAKKVFAAAVDTGMMAEGYVWIITDGLTGLLGSVDPPQGVIGLTPYVPDTTRLRGVKKRWAHRYMRDHRDAEPAQAVMGCYALWAYDAAWAVAFAAERLSSGDLSSPPGLVGGKGGPTDIAGLGKSTSGLNFLRAINSTKFDGLGGKFELVNGELAVPAFQVVNIMDNGRERGIGFWTLLHGLSRHGSNESRGELGPVIWPGDSTVRPTGWVQPTSARKLRVAVPGNVSDSYKPIVQLEVDPATNQTTASGFVIEVFEAAVRLLPYALPFEYVKAASMPYDDLVQAVGNGTFDAAVADITMTASRSNHVDFTLPYAGTAIAMLVRVRDQRSNKRTWVFLKPLRYDLWLVSAAFFLFTGFVVWAIEHRGNREFRGPASYQVGTLLYFGFSTLVFAHRETLKSNLSRFVVLVWVFVVLILQSSYTASLTSMLTVPQLEPAVADYGELQRGTEMVGVMNNSFVLRAMTASGFPQGRLVRYPNSQTIHECLLNGSIGAVVNETPYLRIFLKTYRDNFTMTGPLNKTGGFGFAFPKGSPYVTDLSQAILKLTESDEMNMIERKWFGDPNDDGATQDGGPFTSNSLSFSSFWGLFLITGATSLLCCVVHLATFVAANRRELPPHLSWKDWLSSLFKLFDDKDPSSHTFRVKDDGGAVSVRNDAVASPPIAHSELGSPLSAPYTSEWSGTASPATGEIELAAGGQERHEVAPNPDGCGENGRGQ is encoded by the exons ATGGCTGGGCACACCCACGCTCGCTTCCTCCTGGCATGCCTCGCCGCCTCGATCCTGTTGACGTCGCAGGCGCAGCCGGCCACGCCGACGGAGGTCAAGGTGGGGTTCATCGTCGACGCCGGCTCGCCAGTCGGCAAGATCGCCACGACCACAATCCCCATGGCCCTGGAAGACTTCTACGCCGCCTACCCCAACTCCCCCGTTCGGGTTCGGATCCTGCCGCACGACTCCGGCGGAGACGTCGTCGCCGCCGCGTCCGCCG CGTTGCAGCTGATGACGGTCCAGGGAGCGCGCGCCATCCTCGGCCCGCAGTCGTCCGTCGAGTCGGCCTTCGTCGCCGACCTCGCCACGCAGGCGCAGCTCCCCGTCGTGTCCTTCTCGGCCACGAGCCCGTCGGTGTCGCCTGCCACGGCGGCGTTCTTCGCCCGCGCCGCGCTGAGCGACGCGTCGcaggccgacgccatcgccgcgctCGCCACGCACTTCGGGTGGCGCCGCGTCGTGCCCATCTACCAGGACGACGACTACGGCGCCGCCTTCGTGCCCTTCCTCGTCGACGCCCTCACCGCCGAGCGCACCGAGGTCCCCTACCGCTGCGCGCTCCCGGCCGCGGCGTTGCACGACGCCATCGCCGCGGCGCTGCTACGCATGGAGTCCGAGCAGACGCGGGTCTTCGTGCTGCACACGCGCCCCGAGCTCGCAAAGAAAGTGTTCGCCGCCGCCGTGGACACCGGCATGATGGCCGAAGGCTACGTGTGGATCATCACCGACGGGCTCACGGGCCTCCTCGGCTCTGTCGACCCGCCGCAGGGGGTCATCGGGCTGACGCCGTACGTACCAGACACGACGCGGCTGCGCGGCGTCAAGAAACGATGGGCGCACCGGTACATGCGCGACCACCGGGACGCCGAGCCGGCGCAAGCCGTGATGGGCTGCTACGCTCTGTGGGCGTACGACGCCGCATGGGCCGTCGCGTTCGCAGCAGAGCGACTCAGCTCCGGCGACTTATCGTCGCCACCTGGGCTCGTAGGCGGCAAGGGCGGCCCGACCGACATCGCCGGGCTCGGCAAGTCAACATCAGGCCTCAACTTCCTCCGAGCTATCAACAGCACGAAATTCGATGGCCTGGGCGGCAAGTTCGAGCTCGTGAACGGCGAGCTCGCCGTGCCGGCGTTCCAGGTGGTGAACATCATGGACAACGGAAGAGAGAGGGGCATCGGGTTCTGGACGCTCCTGCACGGGCTGAGCCGGCACGGTTCGAACGAGTCGAGAGGCGAGCTCGGGCCGGTGATCTGGCCGGGAGATTCGACGGTCCGGCCAACGGGGTGGGTGCAGCCGACGAGCGCGCGGAAGCTGCGGGTGGCGGTGCCGGGGAACGTGTCGGACAGCTACAAGCCGATCGTGCAGCTGGAGGTGGATCCGGCGACGAACCAGACGACGGCCAGCGGGTTCGTGATCGAGGTGTTCGAGGCGGCGGTGCGGCTGCTGCCCTACGCCCTGCCGTTCGAGTACGTGAAGGCGGCGTCCATGCCCTACGACGACCTTGTCCAAGCGGTTGGCAATGGG ACGTTCGACGCGGCGGTGGCGGACATCACCATGACGGCGAGCCGGTCGAACCACGTGGACTTCACGCTGCCTTACGCAGGGACGGCCATCGCCATGTTGGTGCGGGTGCGCGACCAACGGAGCAACAAGCGAACATGGGTCTTCCTCAAGCCGCTCCGCTACGACCTCTGGCTCGTCAGCGCCGCCTTTTTCCTCTTCACCGGCTTCGTGGTCTGGGCCATCGAGCACCGCGGCAACCGCGAGTTCCGCGGGCCGGCCTCCTACCAGGTCGGCACGCTCCTCTACTTCGGCTTCTCCACCCTCGTCTTCGCCCACAGGGAGACGCTCAAGAGCAACCTCTCCAGGTTCGTGGTGCTCGTCTGGGTCTTCGTGGTGCTCATCCTGCAGTCCAGCTACACGGCGAGCCTCACGTCCATGCTCACGGTGCCGCAGCTGGAGCCGGCCGTGGCCGACTACGGCGAGCTGCAGCGGGGCACGGAGATGGTCGGGGTCATGAACAACTCCTTCGTGCTCAGGGCCATGACGGCGTCCGGGTTCCCGCAGGGAAGGCTCGTGCGGTACCCGAACTCGCAGACCATCCATGAGTGCCTGCTCAACGGCAGCATTGGCGCCGTCGTAAACGAGACGCCCTACCTCAGGATCTTCCTCAAGACCTACCGCGACAACTTCACCATGACGGGACCGCTCAACAAGACCGGCGGGTTCGGGTTCGCGTTCCCCAAGGGGTCGCCGTACGTGACGGACCTGTCGCAGGCCATCCTAAAGCTCACCGAAAGCGATGAGATGAACATGATCGAGCGCAAGTGGTTCGGCGACCCCAACGACGATGGTGCCACGCAGGACGGCGGGCCGTTCACGTCCAACAGCCTCAGCTTCAGCAGCTTCTGGGGCCTGTTCCTTATCACCGGCGCCACCTCACTCCTCTGCTGCGTCGTCCACCTCGCCACCTTTGTCGCGGCCAACCGACGGGAGCTCCCGCCGCACTTGTCCTGGAAGGACTGGCTCTCGAGTTTGTTCAAGCTCTTCGACGACAAGGACCCCTCGTCGCACACATTCAGGGTCAAGGACGACGGCGGCGCCGTGTCTGTCCGGAACGACGCGGTTGCCTCCCCTCCTATTGCGCACAGCGAGCTTGGCAGCCCGCTCAGCGCGCCCTACACGAGCGAGTGGTCGGGGACGGCAAGCCCGGCGACCGGTGAGATCGAGCTGGCCGCCGGTGGACAGGAGAGGCATGAGGTGGCTCCCAACCCTGACGGCTGTGGAGAGAATGGCAGAGGCCAGTAG